The Pseudomonadota bacterium genomic interval CCCCGGGGGGTCAGCGCCACCCGAAACACGGGGCTCGATGCCGTGCGTGGCGATTACGTCTCGTTTCTCGATGACGACGATGTGTATCTGCCCGACCATCTGCGGCTCTCGGTCGAAGCCCTCGAAGCGCACGCGGGCGACTTCATCAGCGCGGCCTACATCGCGGCCTTCGTCGAGCGTGACGTCGCAGGCGCCTTGACGGTGCACTCGCTCTACGTCTACGACGGGGTCTACAACGGGCTCGTGATGAACGTGTGGCAGCCGGTGCTGGTGCAGAGCGTCGTGGGCCGCGCCGCGCTGCTGCGCGACGTGCGCTTCGACCCCTCGCTGCCCGTCGCCGAAGACTTCGAGTTCCTCATCCGGCTCGGGCGACGTGGCGAGTTCGGGTACCTGCTGCGACCCACCTGGATGATCACGGTCTACGACGAGCAGGGAAGCCTGTCGACCAGCAACAAGTACGCAGAAGCGCTGCGCCGCGTCTACGCGCTCCATCCCCTCGAGAACGCCCCTTCGCTGCAGGCGCAGCGCGAAGCGCAGCTGCAGCGCTACGATACCCTCGGCGGCCACAAGGAGCCGTGGCTGCCCCCGCTTGGTCGCCTGCCGCAGCGCATTCGGCTCGACACACTCGATGATCTGAGGAGGAAGGTCTGATGAACCCCGACCGCTTGAAGCTCACCCCGAGCTCCCCTCGCGCCACCCGGCAATCGCCTTCCCCCCATCCGGAGTGAGCGGTCCTGCCGACGCTCGGGCAGGGGCGTGCGAGCCGAGCGCCCCCCTGCAAACCCGCACGACGACGTGTTCCTGCACTCGCACAACGACTACGATCGCGCCCACCCCATCGACGACGCCCTCGCGGCCCACGCAGACGGCCTCGAGGTCGATGTGCACCTGCAGAACCAGGTGCGCTGGCACTGGCCGGGCCTGTCGAGGCTGGCCCATGGCGACCTGGGGTTCCGGCGCGAGCCGGCGCTTCTCGTGGGGCACGGCAGCCTCGAGGCCACCCTGCATCACGACGCGCTCGAAGACCTGTACCTGAAGCCGCTGCAGCAGAAAATCGACGCCGCTGGCGGCCAGCTGCCCGATGGCCCGCTCACCCTCATGATCGATCTCAAGTCAGAGAAGCGCGACGGCGACAAGATGTCGGCCTGGAAGAACATCGCGCCCGTGCTCGAGCGCTACAGATCGATGCTCACCCGTTACGAGAACGGCCGCGAAATCCCCGGCGCGGTGAACGTGGTCATCAGCGGCACCACCCCCGAGGTGCGCAACGCCATCGCGCAGGCGCCGACACGCTACACCGCCATCGACGGCACCCTGGGCGATCTCGACCATTCCCACTCCCCCACCCTCACCCCGCAGGTGAGCGCGCGCTGGAGCGACGTCTTTCACTGGAACGGCAAAGGGCCCATGCCCGAGGCCGAGCGAGAGCGGCTGCGCGATCTCACCGCAAAGGGGAACGCCCAGGGCATTCGGGTGCGCTTCTGGGAAGCACCCGACAACCCCCAGGCCTGGAGCGAGCTCGTCGATGCCGGCGCCGAGGTGAACACCGACCAGCCGCAGGCGTTCGCCCGCTGGCTCGAGCAGCGCCAGGGCGCCGCGGGGAGCTGACCGCCGGTCAGTTTCCGACGAAGGCGTCCGGCAGGTTGAACTGGTTCACGCCGGCGCCAGGGGTTCCGAAGGGGGTCCACCCCGCGCCGCTCATGTCGCTGATGGTGACGATGCGGTTGTTGCCCGTGTCGTGAATCACGATGCGGCCATCGGCCAGAACCTCGAGACCCGAGGGCTGGCGCAGCTGGTTCGTGCCGGAACCGAGCGTTCCGAACGCCACCCAGTTCGACCCGCTCATGTCGTCGAACCGCACGATGCGGTTGTTGCCGCTGTCGGCCACGTACATGCGCCCCCGAACGTCGAACTTGAGATCGACGGGCTGCGAGAACTGGAACAGGCCGCTTCCAGTAGAGCCGAAGGTCGTGATGTGCCCGCCCCCGATGCCATCGATGCGCACGAGACGGTTGCTGCTGTCGGCATACGTGATCGACGTGCCGGTCGGGTGCACCCGCGCCACGAGCGGGCCCGCGGCACCCGTCGCGTAGGTGCGCCAGTCTGAGACGTGCTGGTTCTGGCCCAGGGCGTGGGTGTCGTTGAGCTGCACCAGGCGGCGGTTGCCGTAGTCGGCCACCAGAACGTTGCCGCCGCTGGCGCAGCGCGCGGGGAACTGATCGACGCTGGTGGGGCGGTTGTACTGGTTGAACCCGCTTCCGGTGGCCCCCATGGTGGTCCACTGGCCTGGCTTGAACGCGGTGAAGCGCACGATCTGGTTGTTGCGCTGATCGGCCACGTAGACCACGGGATTCTTGCTGGTCTGGCCGTAGACGGCGCTGCGGGGCTGGTTGAAGCGGAAGTTCGCCCCCTGCTGGCCGAGCTCGCCCACCGACTTCCAGCCCGTGGCGTCGCTCTTCAACTGCACGACCCGGTTGTTGCCCGTATCGGCCACGAGCAGATCGACCGTGCCTGGTGCCGGTGGGGTGGGAGAGGTGTCGGTGATTGTCAGGCTTGCCGCGGCGCTCTGCGCGCCCATGGTGGCCGTGATGGTCGTCGTTCCCGGCGCCAGGCCCAGCGCGGACCCGAGCAGATCGATGGCGGCCACGAGGGGGTTGCTCGAGACCCACGACGCTTCGATGGTGACGTCTTCGAAGGTGCCGTCAGACAGCTGGGCGGTGGCGATGTAGTCGAGCACGTCACCCACCCCACGCACGGCAGTCGCAGGCTCCACCGTGAAGCCCACGACGGCGGGCTTCACCACCGTGAGCGCCGCGGTTGCGGTGAGGCTGTTGAACGTGGCCGTGATGGTGGTGGCCCCGGGAACGAGTCCGACTGCGATGCCGCTGCTGTCGATGGGGGCCACCGCGGGTGCGCTCGAGGTCCAGGTCACCTGGCGGGTGACGTCGACCGTGCTGGCGTCAGAGAAGGTGGCGATGGCGATGAAGCCTTGCGTGTCGTTCACGAAGAGGCTGGACGTGGTCGGCGTGATGGCCAGCGAAAGCATCGTCACCGGCGAGGTGACCGTGATGGTGGTGCCGCCCACCTGACCGCCGAACGCGGCGGTGATGTTGACGGGGCCGCCCGCCTTGACGCCCAGTACGGTACCCGCGTCGTTGATGGCGGCCACCGTCTCGTCGGCCGAGGCCCAGGTGGCGAACGCGGTCACGTCGCGCGTGCTGGCGTCAGAGTACGTGGCCGTGGCCGTGAACGGCTGGCTCGCGCCCACGGCGATGCTGGGGTTTGTTGGGGTGACGGTGATTCCCGTCACGGTGACGGCGCCGGTCACCGTCACCTGCGTGTCGGCGGTCTTGCCGGCGAACGCGGCGGTCACGGTGATGGGGCCTCCCGCCGTCACGCCGAAGACCACGCCCGCGCCGTCGACGTCGACCACGTTGGCGTTGGCCGACGTCCAGGTGGCGCTCCCCGTGACATCGGTGGTGCTGCCATCCGACCAGGTCGCCTTCGCGGTGAGGGGCTGGCTCGTCCCCGCGACGAGTGAGACCGTGGAGGGCGTCACGGTGATCCCCACCAGGGTGCTGGTGCTCACCACGTCGACCTGGGCTGAGGCGGTCTGTCCCTCGAGGGATGCCGTGACCGAGGTCGTGCCGTCGGTGACCCCGATGACCGCGCCCTTGTCGACCGCGGCCTTCGTCGCGCTGCCCGTGCTCCAGTCGACATCATCGGTCACGTCCTTGGTCGAGCCGTCGGCAAAGGTTGCCGTGGCGGTGAAGCGCACGGTCTCTCCCACCTGCACGGTTGCGGTGGGCGGTGTGACGGCGAGCCCGGTGACGCCCACGCTGAGATGGGCCACGCCAGCGGTGTCTCCCACAGCGGCGATGATGTCAGTCGCTCCAGAAGAGACGCCCGTCGCGCCGCCCGCGTCATCGACGGTGGCGACGGCGGCATCGCTCGACCGCCAGGTGGCGTCGTGGGTCACATCGACCGCGGTGCCGTCGGTGAGGGTGGCCGTGGCCGTGAACGCCTCGGTTCCCCCCACGCGCACCAACGCGTGATCGGGGGTCACATCGATGCGCGCGATGCTGCTGGTGCCGCGAATGGTCACCACGGAGACCTGCGACGGGAGCACCGTCGCTCTGGGCGCACGGTAGCCCGCGCTCCGAGCCTGGGCGTCGGTGCACTCGACGAGCACCCGGTAATCGCCCGCCGGCACCTGGGGCACCACCACGCTCATCTCCGAGGCGCCGGCGGGCCGCTGCGCCGTCACCGTCGGCACCACGGGCTGTCGCGTGCCGACCTCGACCACGCTCACGCGCACCGTGGTGGTGTTGGGGAAGTTGGGCGTGAGCTTGCCGACCATGCTCGGCTCCCTGTGGGGCGCCTTGGCGGTAGGGTAGAAGATGTCGACCTGCACCGCGCCGACCTGTGCCCCGCCATCTCCGCCGCTCGGCGCAAGGGGGCTGCCCGGTGCGGGCGGATGGCCGCCACATCCGCTGAGTGCCGCGACGAGCAACAGGGAGAGTGCTACGCAACAGGTGAGCAGAAGTCCGCGAAGACGGGGGGAGCGAATGGGGGGAGCCTTTCGAGGGGGATTTCCGGGAGTAGTATAGGGCCGGCATGCTTTTTCCTTCTGCGGAGGCGGCTTGCTCGCGGCCAGCTTGCCAGAGGCGGGTGCCTCGAACAGGCAACCCTCCCGCGTGAGGCGAATCACGGACCGTCCTCGGCAAGCGCGCTAGACTGAGGGCAGAGGAACCACGAAGCGCGAGTGCTTCGAGCGAGAAAGGACACGGGACATGAACCTCAAACCTCTTTTCACCGCCCTGCTCATGGGCGCGCTGGCCCTGCCAGCCCTGGCCGATGCGCCAGGCTCTGCGACCATCAAGAGCACCTCTGGAAGCCCTGCCCAGCACGCCACAACTGCGCCAAACCCGTCGGGCGCGAGCGCCATCAAGAAGCTCGACACGGTTGATCTCGTCGCCTTGAAGCTCGAGCTCTCGTCAACCAAGAGCGGGGCCGTGCAGCCAGGCAGCGCGGTGGAAGGCGGCAGCCCGCTCAATGCGATGGTGACCGTGCGCAATCAGGGCAACGTGGCCTCTGCACCGTACACAGTGAAGGTCAAGAACGCGACCGGCGTGCAGTTCTTCACGTCCCCCCAGCAGCCACCGCTGGCTCCAGGGCAGCAGGTCCAGCTCATCGTGCCCATCATCGCCTGCGCAAGCTCATTCGTGGCTGTGGTCGACTGCACGCCCGACGCGTGTCCCCCGAACAACACCTCAGCCCCCTTCAGCATCAAGCTGTACACCGCCTGCGACTTCCATGCCAAGAGCATCGCGCTCTACAAAGACGGTCAGCCCATCTCGAGCGCCACCGCGGTCTACCCCGGGCAGAAGCTCGAAGCCAGAATCACCTACAGCAACGTGCTCTCACTGGGCCAGGGAACCTTCCAGTTCCACGTCGATCTGCAGAGCCAGGACGGGCAGACCGTCACCTCGCAGAAGGCAATCACGAGCTCGGCCCAATCTGGCGTCGAGCGCGTCGACGTCCTCTCGTTCCAGGCCCCCCCCGTGGCCGGCGAGTACACGTACCGCGGCTTCCTCAACCCGCCTCCAAACGCAACCGATAAGAACACGTCAGACAACTTCACCCCATGGGCGGGGCTCTCAGTAGTGAAAGCTCCCCCGCAAGCCGTCAAGAAGGTGCAGCCGTAGAGAAGGCGCTTCCCGCCCAGGCCGATGCGCCGCCATCACGACAGATTCAGACAACGCCTGCTGATTCAACCGCCACAAAGACGGTCAAGCCGAAGGACCAGTTCCCCCAACCAGCCCAGGTGTCAATGGCCCTGAGCTACGGTCTGCAAGACATCTCTGGGGCGAACGTCCAGACGGTTCCACCCAGCGTCTGAGACTTTATCCCGCAACAAAGCAGTCCCAACCCCACGCACCTCGTCTATGCCCCGCTCGTTGAAGGCGTGCGTCTGGCAGGTCTTCTCCCCGAGGACCGGCAGGCGGACGCGCATGCCTTCAGGAGAGCCGCCTTCCCTTGACCACACCTCGAACGAACGTCTGATCTCCTCCACCCGGTGTTGCGTCCGGCCCCGTCACAACCGCAGGCGAACGAGGCTCCGTGCCCCCGCGGTCGCGCAGGCTGCCACGCTCTCCACGCGGCATCGGCGGCAGGAACTCCTCGCGATTTCAAGGAAGCACCGTCCTCCATTCGCGTGTCAACCAACATGGAGGAGCCTCAGGACCCCCCTGGAGCGCCCGCGATTCGCC includes:
- a CDS encoding glycosyltransferase; this encodes PRGVSATRNTGLDAVRGDYVSFLDDDDVYLPDHLRLSVEALEAHAGDFISAAYIAAFVERDVAGALTVHSLYVYDGVYNGLVMNVWQPVLVQSVVGRAALLRDVRFDPSLPVAEDFEFLIRLGRRGEFGYLLRPTWMITVYDEQGSLSTSNKYAEALRRVYALHPLENAPSLQAQREAQLQRYDTLGGHKEPWLPPLGRLPQRIRLDTLDDLRRKV